One part of the Entelurus aequoreus isolate RoL-2023_Sb linkage group LG05, RoL_Eaeq_v1.1, whole genome shotgun sequence genome encodes these proteins:
- the LOC133649856 gene encoding homeodomain-interacting protein kinase 2-like: MDSPSAAGDCLYPGAKLHSPSSCYKVLSVLGEGTFGKVAKCRKLDNNKTVAVKMIRNQGNFAVQAKFEIEALQKIQMLENSKPHLVQWNSTFSDMGYICLEFEYLDKSLFDFMKERNFKPLQVKEIRPIVHQLARALEHLKAACMIHADLKLENIMFINHQQQPYRVKVIDFGLTHEISDARQGSYIQSRPYRSPEILVGAPYNEAIDMWSVGCVTAFLYTGTLIFPGKNDYEMIRFITETQGPFPDSLLASGKKTGHFFHRENETNLWSIKTTEKYQQETGIVVKTVRKLKLSSLDHLLQLQQFQWCFTKHPSDQVVYSADKQMFVDMLKGMFQLDASQRMTPLQVLDHHFISMSHLWPHFAASPHVRFCYGIMAACESKAPNSKKSGALQQNTSKTTPSVLHKLASERTNKKTGPCRTKNRAQSGQKKKTKDEVVKQPKRFCKKIKTEAQHSCMSDHLYVKPMVDSTQPRQVAGKGNLTRTKRAKNAKQCTDLHAEKKPRMTLRKDKRKEIIPTTDD, translated from the exons ATGGACTCCCCCAGTGCGGCTGGCGACTGTCTATATCCAGGAGCCAAGCTTCACTCGCCGTCCAGCTGTTACAAGGTGCTCTCCGTGCTGGGCGAGGGCACCTTTGGCAAAGTGGCCAAATGCCGCAAACTGGACAACAACAAGACGGTAGCTGTGAAAATGATCAGGAATCAGGGCAACTTCGCAGTGCAGGCTAAGTTTGAG ATCGAGGCGCTACAGAAAATTCAAATGTTGGAGAACTCCAAACCCCACCTGGTTCAGTGGAACAGCACGTTTAGCGACATGGGCTATATTTGTCTGGAATTTGAATACCTGGACAAAAGTCTTTTCGACTTCATGAAGGAGCGGAATTTCAAGCCTCTCCAAGTGAAAGAGATTCGACCCATCGTTCACCAG CTCGCCAGGGCTCTCGAACACTTGAAGGCTGCATGTATGATTCACGCCGACCTCAAGTTGGAGAACATCATGTTTATCAACCATCAGCAGCAGCCCTACAGGGTTAAAGTCATTGACTTTGGCTTGACCCATGAAATCTCCGACGCCAGACAGGGCTCTTACATTCAGAGTCGTCCGTATCG GTCTCCAGAGATCTTGGTGGGGGCCCCGTACAACGAGGCCATAGATATGTGGTCTGTCGGATGCGTGACTGCTTTCTTGTACACTGGTACGCTTATTTTCCCTGGCAAGAACGACTACGAAATG ATACGATTCATCACGGAGACTCAAGGTCCATTTCCAGACAGCCTTTTGGCGTCTGGCAAAAAAACTGGACACTTTTTCCACAGGGAAAATGAAACCAATCTCTGGAGCATTAAG ACAACAGAAAAGTACCAGCAGGAGACCGGAATAGTGGTCAAGACAGTCAGGAAGCTTAAGTTAAGCTCTCTTGACCACCTCCTTCAA CTCCAGCAGTTTCAGTGGTGTTTTACCAAGCACCCCTCAGACCAGGTTGTGTATTCAGCCGATAAGCAGATGTTTGTGGACATGCTAAAGGGAATGTTCCAACTTGATGCGTCCCAACGGATGACGCCTCTTCAGGTGCTGGATCATCACTTCATCAGCATGAGCCACCTGTGGCCTCATTTTGCCGCCAGCCCTCA CGTCAGGTTTTGTTACGGTATAATGGCGGCCTGTGAGAGCAAAGCGCCAAACAGCAAAAAGTCAGGCGCTTTGCAGCAGAACACCTCAAAAACGACACCGTCTGTCCTGCACAAACTTGCCTCAGAGAGGAccaacaaaaaaacaggtccatgCAGGACCAAGAACCGAGCCCAATCGGGACAGAAGAAGAAAACCAAGGACGAAGTGGTTAAACAACCGAAacgtttttgcaaaaaaataaagactgAAGCTCAGCACAG TTGCATGTCCGACCATCTGTACGTGAAGCCTATGGTTGACTCGACGCAACCCCGCCAAGTTGCTGGTAAAGGCAACCTCACTCGGACCAAGCGCGCCAAGAATGCAAAGCAGTGTACAGATCTCCATGCAGAAAAGAAACCAAGGATGACGCTGAGGAAGGACAAGAG